From Candidatus Nanohalococcus occultus:
GCCCGTTATCTTGAGAGAAAGAATGTTAGAGAAGTTTATGCTATCGGAGAACGCGGACTTATACAGGAACTGTCGAATAAAGGAATCTCGACTTCAAGAGAATGTGAAAACGTTTTGATAGGATTGGACCGGCAGTTTAACTACAGTAAGTTGAAGGATGCTGCCGAGATCGCGGAAAGCGGGAATGTCTACGTATGTAGCGATGAGAAACAGGTTTACGCTGAGAAGTTTTTCCCACATCAGCTGGCGATTAACAACGCCGTCGAGACTTTCGCAGAGTCAAGTCTGCTTGGAAAGCCGAGCAATCCCTTCATCGATGCCTTGAGAGAGAAAACATTTGTCCCTGATAAAACTGTTTTCATAGGAGACCGGATGTCGGATGTGGAGACCGGGAAGAAACTGGGTGTCAAGACAGCGCTTGTTATGTCCGGAGAGACCACCAGAAGCGATTTAATGAGATTGGAAGACAGTGAGAAACCTGATTTCGGCGTCTCTAATCTTACCAAGCTTACCGGCCGGCTCTAGAAATCTTAGATGGAAACGTGACCGGTCAGTAGTTATAGTTTACCCACCAGTTAACGAGAATGGAACGACTAGACAAACACTTTCTGATGGACCGTCTTGAAACCCTTGAGTTAGACGAAGCCAGGTTCCCGGAGCGGCTGGATGTAATCTTCAGCGCCGAGAAAGGATCGGAGTTCCGGGTTGAAGATTATGAGGTCCCGGAGCATGTTTCGAGCTGGCTTGAGAATGCGGAAAAATGGGATGAGACACCGCGCAGATCAGCTTTCATTCCTAACTACTTCGAGCTGGATGAGAGAGTTGAATCCGAGCTAGTTGCTGGCATGGAGTCGGAACTCGAGAGTCCTGGTCTGGAAGGTGTAAAGCTCGCAGCAAATGCGATCCAGGCACAAAAGGAAAAGCCCGCGGTGAACTTCAGTGCGTACCTTGGACTGCCTGTAAACAGGTTAGAAGAGGAGTTTAACATGACTCAGGTCGCAGGGCCGTACGGAGCGGACAACATGGTTGAGACACCTGTATGGCTGGGAGTTGATGACTGGTACTCTGA
This genomic window contains:
- a CDS encoding HAD-IIA family hydrolase, whose protein sequence is MDISEADYFFIDLEGTLIKWNDTIIGAEELVHTLREKGKTVYFHTDNSLLSRSGFAHKLQNMGIDAKEDEIITSAYSAARYLERKNVREVYAIGERGLIQELSNKGISTSRECENVLIGLDRQFNYSKLKDAAEIAESGNVYVCSDEKQVYAEKFFPHQLAINNAVETFAESSLLGKPSNPFIDALREKTFVPDKTVFIGDRMSDVETGKKLGVKTALVMSGETTRSDLMRLEDSEKPDFGVSNLTKLTGRL